TTGCTAGCAGACGAGATTTTAGAGCTTTTACAGACAAAAATATCAGCTAATGAATTTGACTGCTACATCAAACAATTAAAATTTAACGAAAAGGCTTCAAACGAAGATTTTATAGTTTTTAACGCCACGAGTGAATTAATGGCTAAATTTATAAAAACTAGATATGCAGAAAAGATCGCCTACCTTTATGAAGTAAAAACCGGCAAAAAGCCAGAAGTCGAGATAACTAGCCAAACAAAGCTAAAAAACATAAAACAAAACCAAGTAAATGTAAAGCAGATCAAGGCGCAAAGCAGCATCTTAAACCCTGGATATACATTTGAAAATTTTGTCTGTGGCGACTCAAATCAGTTTGCTTTTTTAAACGCAAAAGCAGTTGCGGACAAGCCTGGCGTGCTTTACAACCCACTTTTTATATACGGCACAACTGGTCTTGGCAAGACGCACTTGCTTCAGTCAGTTGGCAACTACTGCTTAGATCAAGGCAAAGTAGTCATCTGCGTGACGAGCGATCAGTTTATGATTGATTTTACCACGCATCTAAATAGCCACTCGATGACTAAATTTCGTGAAAAGTACCGAAACTGCGATGTTTTACTAATAGACGACGTGCAGTTTCTTGGCAAGACGGATAAAATTCAAGAGGAGTTTTTCAACACCTTTAACGAGCTCATCGCCAAAAAAGGTCAGATCGTCATGACCTCAGACCGCCCAGCAAAGATACTAAAAGGCTTTGATGAGAGGCTAAAGTCTAGGTTTGAGCAAAGCATAATGGCTGATATCACGCCACCTGAGCTTGATACAAAGATAGCTATCATCATCAAAAAATGTGAATTTGACAAAATTTATCTAAACAAAGAAGTGATCGACTACATCGCTACAAACATGGGCGATAATATCCGTGAGATCGAGGGCGCTATCATAAATTTAAACGCCTATGCAAGCTTGATGAGAGTTGAGATAACACTTGAATTTGCTAAAAACACACTAAAAGATCTCATCAAAGAGAAGCACGAAAATATAAATTTAGAGACCATTATAGAGATCGTTAGCAAAGAGCTAAATATCAAGCCAAGCGACATAAAAAGCAAGTCAAGAGTGCAAAACATCGTCGAGGCTAGACGCATCATCATCTACCTTGCAAAGATGCTTACAACAAATTCAATGCCACAAATCGCAAACTATTTTGGTATGAAAGACCATAGCGCCGTTAGTCACAATATAAAAAAGATAAACGAGCTCATGGAGAGCAACGAAATTTTCAACCTCAGAGTGACTGAGATAAAGAACAAAATTTTAACAAAAGGATAAAAACAGAATGAAATTCGTGAATAAATGTGAAGAAATGAAAAATTCTTTTCACATTTTAAATAACGATGTTGGCGTGAGAAAAGATGGTTTTCACACTTTCACGCTACCAACTAATACAACAAAAAGAAAATTAAAAATAAGAGGGAGTATTTAATGAAGGTTTTAATAAACAAAAACATGCTTGAGAGCATAGTAACAAACACTAATCCATATCTCGAAAAAAGAGATCTTAGTGCTATAACTTCTCACATCTATATCTCTGCAAAAGATGGAGTTTTAAACATAAAAGCAACTGATCACGAGATAGGACTAGCATATAAACTAAGCAACGCAAAGATAGTTGATGAGGGCTATGCGACTGCAAATGGTAAAAAGCTACTTGACATCATAAAAAGTCTAAAAGATGAAGAGGTAACGCTTGAAACTGTTAATAACTATCTTTACATCAAGCAAAAAAACTCAAAATACAAACTTCCTATGTATAAATTTGAAGACTTCCCAGAGTTTCCAACGATAGAAGGCAAGGCTAAATTTGACATAGACGCCATAATGCTAGGCAGAAGCTTAAAGAAAATTTTGCCGTGCATCGATAGCAACAACCCTAAATTTGAGCTAAACGGCGCTTTACTAGACATAAAACAAAACTATATAAATATAGTCGGTACTGATACAAAAAGGCTAGCTGTATTTAAATTTGCAAATGAAGCGAGCAATGAGTTTTCACTGATCATCCCTAAAAAAGCGATAAATGAAATTCAAAAGCTATTTTTCGACAAGATAGAAATTTACTATGACGAAAACGTCCTCATCGCTCAAAGCCAAAATTTTGAGTTTTTCACAAAACTGATAAACGGCAAATTCCCTGACTATGAGCGCGTTATACCAAAAGATATTGCTATAAGATTTGAGCTAAGCAGAGATAAGATGGTTGAAGGCATCAAAACTATCTCGATGCTAAGCGATCAGATGAAGATAACTTTTTCAAAAGAGAGCATCACGTTTGAGAGCATCATAGAGGACAACTCTGAAGCCAAAACGATGATAGAGTTTCAAACTGGGCTTGAAGAAGATATCAGCATAAATGTAAAAAATAGAAATTTAATAGACTTCTTACAAAGCATAGAAGATGAGAAATTTGAGTTTGGATTTAAAGATAAAAATTTACCTTTCGTTGTTAGCTCAAAAGAGCTTCTAACGGTTATAAGTCCATTAAATATATAAGTTAAAAAAGGTTTATGATGGAAAATAATTACGGCGCAGAAAATATTAAAGTACTAAAAGGGCTTGAGGCGGTTAGGAAGCGCCCAGGCATGTATATAGGCGATACTAACATAAGCGGTCTTCACCACATGATCTACGAAGTCGTTGATAACTCTATCGACGAAGCGATGGCAGGATACTGCGATACGATAGATGTTGAGCTTACACGTGAGGGCTCAGCGATCATTAGCGATAATGGACGTGGTATCCCAGTAGATATGCACCCGACTGAGAAAATTTCAGCTGCGACTGTTGTTCTAACTGTGCTTCACGCTGGTGGTAAATTTGACAAGGACACTTATAAGGTCTCTGGCGGTCTTCACGGCGTTGGTGTATCTGTTGTAAATGCCCTTTCTAAAAAGCTAATCGTAAATATCAAACGCGATGGCAAGCTTCATAGACAAGAATTTGCAAAAGGTATCCCACAAAGCGATCTTGAAGTGATAAAAACTACAAACCGCACAGGTACGCAAGTCGAGTTTTGGCCAGATGATAGCATATTTGAAGTGACTGAATTTGATGATGAAATTTTAGTAAAAAGATTTCGCGAGCTAGCCTATCTAAACCCAAAGATAACTATAAATTTCAAAGATCAAAGAAATGGCAGAAGTGAGAGCTTTCATTTCGAGGGTGGGTTAGAGAGCTTTGTAACTGATATGAACAAGGCAAATGCTGTTAGTAAAGCAGTCTCATTTAGTGGCGGCGAAGATGATGTTATGGTTGATTTTGCCTTGCTTTATAACGACACTTATAGTGAAAATTTACTAAGCTTTGTAAATAACATCAAAACTCCAGATGGCGGTACGCACGAAGCTGGCTTTAGAGCGGGCCTTACAAGAGTTATCACAAACTACGTTCAAGCAAACGCTGCTGCACGTGAAAAAGATACAAAGATAACTGGCGAAGATATCCGCGAGGGACT
This genomic stretch from Campylobacter concisus harbors:
- the dnaA gene encoding chromosomal replication initiator protein DnaA produces the protein MLADEILELLQTKISANEFDCYIKQLKFNEKASNEDFIVFNATSELMAKFIKTRYAEKIAYLYEVKTGKKPEVEITSQTKLKNIKQNQVNVKQIKAQSSILNPGYTFENFVCGDSNQFAFLNAKAVADKPGVLYNPLFIYGTTGLGKTHLLQSVGNYCLDQGKVVICVTSDQFMIDFTTHLNSHSMTKFREKYRNCDVLLIDDVQFLGKTDKIQEEFFNTFNELIAKKGQIVMTSDRPAKILKGFDERLKSRFEQSIMADITPPELDTKIAIIIKKCEFDKIYLNKEVIDYIATNMGDNIREIEGAIINLNAYASLMRVEITLEFAKNTLKDLIKEKHENINLETIIEIVSKELNIKPSDIKSKSRVQNIVEARRIIIYLAKMLTTNSMPQIANYFGMKDHSAVSHNIKKINELMESNEIFNLRVTEIKNKILTKG
- the dnaN gene encoding DNA polymerase III subunit beta, whose translation is MKVLINKNMLESIVTNTNPYLEKRDLSAITSHIYISAKDGVLNIKATDHEIGLAYKLSNAKIVDEGYATANGKKLLDIIKSLKDEEVTLETVNNYLYIKQKNSKYKLPMYKFEDFPEFPTIEGKAKFDIDAIMLGRSLKKILPCIDSNNPKFELNGALLDIKQNYINIVGTDTKRLAVFKFANEASNEFSLIIPKKAINEIQKLFFDKIEIYYDENVLIAQSQNFEFFTKLINGKFPDYERVIPKDIAIRFELSRDKMVEGIKTISMLSDQMKITFSKESITFESIIEDNSEAKTMIEFQTGLEEDISINVKNRNLIDFLQSIEDEKFEFGFKDKNLPFVVSSKELLTVISPLNI